One Kineococcus radiotolerans SRS30216 = ATCC BAA-149 DNA window includes the following coding sequences:
- a CDS encoding alpha/beta hydrolase family protein → MRLTAVAAPGVLTGSVTGRETFAAALAARGADGDLLLSADEEGFAAHLRSAAAGGEFLLIAGDDTPADDLLGGLLPRLGATAVRLDLDPRAPDRSTCLRRHVRHRGTGGLRFAVDDWYFHATAPGTRRPYGPDPDQHGELRLPPGPGPFPIAVLVHGGYWRSRWDADTTTAAAVDLTRRGFATWNVEYRRPDRHGWDATTADVDAALSALADLDADLDAGLDLDRVVLLGHSAGGQLVTRLAADRAGGGPAGAATGPARVRPALTVSLAGCLDLHSIHARALSEGAVAAALGGTPQERPEVYAASSPLARVPVGSPLVVVCCRSDDPDLLDASRRFAAAAVAAGDDVTVVEEEGDHFSVIDPGSRVWAAVTAAVRARVQR, encoded by the coding sequence GTGAGGCTCACCGCGGTCGCCGCCCCCGGCGTCCTGACCGGGTCGGTCACCGGGCGCGAGACGTTCGCCGCGGCGCTGGCCGCCCGCGGCGCCGACGGCGACCTGCTCCTCAGCGCCGACGAGGAGGGCTTCGCCGCGCACCTGCGCTCCGCCGCCGCCGGCGGCGAGTTCCTGCTGATCGCCGGCGACGACACCCCCGCCGACGACCTCCTCGGCGGTCTCCTGCCCCGGCTGGGGGCCACCGCGGTGCGCCTCGACCTCGACCCCCGCGCCCCGGACCGCTCCACCTGCCTCCGGCGCCACGTCCGCCACCGCGGCACCGGCGGGCTGCGCTTCGCCGTCGACGACTGGTACTTCCACGCCACCGCCCCCGGCACCCGCCGCCCCTACGGACCCGACCCCGACCAGCACGGCGAGCTGCGCCTGCCCCCCGGCCCGGGCCCCTTCCCCATCGCCGTCCTCGTCCACGGCGGCTACTGGCGCTCCCGCTGGGACGCCGACACCACCACCGCCGCGGCCGTGGACCTCACCCGACGCGGCTTCGCCACCTGGAACGTGGAGTACCGCCGCCCGGACCGCCACGGCTGGGACGCCACCACCGCCGACGTCGACGCCGCCCTCTCGGCGCTCGCCGACCTCGACGCCGACCTGGACGCCGGCCTGGACCTCGACCGCGTGGTGCTCCTGGGCCACTCCGCCGGGGGGCAGCTGGTGACCCGCCTCGCCGCCGACCGGGCGGGCGGGGGGCCGGCGGGGGCCGCGACCGGCCCCGCGCGGGTCCGGCCCGCGCTGACGGTGTCGCTGGCCGGGTGCCTGGACCTGCACTCCATCCACGCCCGCGCCCTGAGCGAGGGCGCCGTCGCCGCCGCCCTGGGCGGCACCCCGCAGGAGCGGCCGGAGGTCTACGCCGCCTCCTCCCCGCTGGCCCGCGTCCCCGTCGGCTCACCGCTGGTCGTGGTCTGCTGCCGCTCCGATGACCCCGACCTGCTCGACGCCTCCCGCCGCTTCGCCGCCGCCGCCGTCGCAGCCGGTGACGACGTCACGGTCGTGGAGGAGGAGGGCGACCACTTCTCGGTCATCGACCCCGGCAGCCGGGTCTGGGCGGCGGTGACGGCCGCGGTGCGGGCGCGCGTGCAGCGCTGA
- a CDS encoding sulfurtransferase: MALISVEDLRAELAGPRPPVVLDVRWSLGGPDSAQEYARGHLPGAVHLDLETQLSRPRAVGEGRHPLPDPAALQEVLRAAGVSADTPVVVHDAATSTSAARGWWVLRWAGLRGVRVLDGGLAAWTAAGGPLSTEVPRPAPGDVVVRAGSLPVLDAAGAAALARSGILLDARAPERYRGEVEPVDPVAGHVPGALNAPTADNVEADGRFRAPAVLRERFAALGAGSPAGDAGAVGVYCGSGVTAAHTLLALDLAGIPAVLYPGSWSEWVSDPERPVALGADPG; this comes from the coding sequence ATGGCCCTGATCAGCGTCGAGGACCTGCGGGCCGAGCTCGCCGGTCCCCGCCCCCCGGTGGTGCTGGACGTGCGGTGGTCCCTCGGGGGGCCCGACAGCGCGCAGGAGTACGCCCGCGGGCACCTGCCCGGGGCGGTGCACCTGGACCTGGAGACGCAGCTGTCGCGCCCGCGCGCCGTCGGCGAGGGCCGCCACCCGCTGCCCGACCCGGCTGCGCTGCAGGAGGTCCTGCGCGCGGCGGGGGTGTCGGCGGACACGCCCGTCGTGGTCCACGACGCCGCGACCTCGACCAGCGCCGCGCGCGGGTGGTGGGTCCTGCGCTGGGCGGGGTTGCGCGGGGTCCGCGTCCTCGACGGCGGGCTCGCGGCCTGGACGGCGGCGGGTGGGCCCCTGAGCACCGAGGTCCCCCGGCCCGCGCCCGGCGACGTCGTCGTGCGGGCGGGGTCCCTGCCGGTGCTCGACGCCGCGGGGGCCGCCGCCCTGGCGCGGAGCGGGATCCTCCTCGACGCCCGCGCACCCGAGCGCTACCGCGGCGAGGTCGAGCCGGTGGACCCGGTGGCCGGGCACGTCCCCGGTGCGCTCAACGCCCCCACCGCGGACAACGTCGAGGCCGACGGGCGGTTCCGGGCCCCCGCGGTCCTGCGCGAGCGCTTCGCCGCGCTCGGGGCGGGTTCCCCGGCGGGGGACGCCGGCGCCGTCGGCGTCTACTGCGGCAGCGGGGTCACCGCGGCGCACACCCTCCTCGCCCTGGACCTGGCGGGGATCCCCGCGGTCCTCTACCCGGGGTCGTGGTCGGAGTGGGTGAGCGACCCCGAGCGCCCCGTCGCGCTCGGGGCGGACCCGGGCTGA
- a CDS encoding tRNA (adenine-N1)-methyltransferase produces MNTPAPPPTGAHTRRGPLREGERVQLTDPRGRMHTITLTAGKEFHTHRGKFLHDELIGRPDATTISNTAGVQYLVMRPLLADFVLSMPRGAAVVYPKDAGQIVQMADVFPGATVIEAGVGSGALTMSLLRAVGDSGHVHSFERRQDFADVATGNVETFFGGPHPAWTLRVGDLVETLPGTGVQADRAVLDMLAPWECLDAVADALAPGGVLICYVATATQLSRVAEAMRESGRWTEPEAWESMVRGWHLEGLAVRPQHRMIGHTGFLITSRRLADGVRPPLRKRRPAPGAYPVDVAGETAGADGDAGDTAAVLEGIAAVEAPEAGTEYGDRPVSDRKVRKAAREAARGAEASAAAAAPADEQD; encoded by the coding sequence GTGAACACCCCTGCCCCCCCGCCGACGGGCGCGCACACGCGTCGTGGACCCCTGCGCGAGGGTGAGCGGGTGCAGTTGACCGACCCCCGCGGCCGGATGCACACCATCACCCTCACCGCGGGCAAGGAGTTCCACACCCACCGGGGGAAGTTCCTGCACGACGAGCTCATCGGGCGCCCCGACGCGACGACGATCTCGAACACGGCCGGGGTGCAGTACCTCGTGATGCGCCCGCTGCTGGCCGACTTCGTGCTGTCGATGCCGCGCGGGGCGGCGGTGGTCTACCCCAAGGACGCGGGGCAGATCGTGCAGATGGCCGACGTCTTCCCCGGCGCCACCGTCATCGAGGCCGGGGTCGGCTCCGGGGCGCTGACGATGTCGCTGCTGCGGGCGGTCGGCGACAGCGGGCACGTGCACTCCTTCGAGCGCCGCCAGGACTTCGCCGACGTCGCCACCGGCAACGTCGAGACCTTCTTCGGCGGCCCGCACCCGGCGTGGACGCTGCGCGTGGGGGACCTGGTGGAGACGCTGCCCGGGACCGGCGTGCAGGCCGACCGGGCCGTGCTGGACATGCTCGCCCCGTGGGAGTGCCTGGACGCGGTGGCCGACGCGCTCGCCCCGGGTGGGGTCCTCATCTGCTACGTGGCCACGGCGACGCAGCTGTCGCGGGTGGCGGAGGCGATGCGCGAGTCCGGGCGCTGGACCGAGCCCGAGGCGTGGGAGTCGATGGTCCGCGGCTGGCACCTGGAGGGTCTCGCGGTGCGCCCGCAGCACCGGATGATCGGCCACACCGGGTTCCTCATCACCTCCCGCCGGCTGGCGGACGGGGTGCGCCCGCCGCTGCGCAAGCGCCGTCCCGCGCCCGGGGCCTACCCGGTGGACGTCGCGGGGGAGACCGCCGGCGCCGACGGTGACGCGGGGGACACCGCGGCCGTCCTCGAGGGGATCGCGGCCGTGGAGGCGCCGGAAGCGGGCACCGAGTACGGCGACCGCCCCGTCTCGGACCGCAAGGTGCGCAAGGCCGCCCGCGAGGCGGCCCGGGGCGCGGAGGCCTCGGCGGCCGCCGCGGCCCCCGCCGACGAGCAGGACTGA
- a CDS encoding Gfo/Idh/MocA family protein: MVDGDEKQRTRLIHVGLGGWGSDWEANAIPPVAEVERVAVVDAHEPTLRAAQEKFDLPDEMCFTSLTEAAENVPADAALVTSPMDFHVPVALEALDAGLHVLVEKPFAGTVAEARTAVERAEELGLVLQVSQNYRFYPGAQAARDLIAAGAVGDLSVVHVDFRRWDHDAPVETYRHYAFPHPLIYDMAIHHFDLLRMTTGREAVSVYAKVTDPPWSRYTEEASAVLVIELTGGLVASYRGSWVSRAPQTLWDGEWSFEGAGGHLTLTGRGNDGPADDAVTLSVGGGPARPVALPPMPLWGRSAGLRQFARAVRGGPAPDVTGRANLGSVALMEAAARSAGSGKVEQVEQIGGTSA; encoded by the coding sequence GTGGTCGACGGTGACGAGAAGCAGCGGACCAGGCTCATCCACGTCGGTCTCGGCGGGTGGGGCTCGGACTGGGAGGCGAACGCGATCCCCCCGGTGGCGGAGGTGGAGCGCGTCGCCGTCGTCGACGCCCACGAACCGACGCTGCGCGCGGCGCAGGAGAAGTTCGACCTGCCCGACGAGATGTGCTTCACGTCGTTGACCGAGGCGGCTGAGAACGTTCCCGCGGACGCGGCGCTGGTGACCTCCCCCATGGACTTCCACGTCCCCGTGGCGCTGGAGGCCCTCGACGCCGGGCTGCACGTCCTGGTGGAGAAGCCCTTCGCCGGCACCGTGGCCGAGGCCCGCACCGCCGTGGAGCGCGCCGAGGAGCTCGGCCTGGTGCTGCAGGTCAGCCAGAACTACCGCTTCTACCCCGGCGCGCAGGCCGCGCGCGACCTCATCGCCGCCGGCGCCGTCGGCGACCTGTCGGTGGTGCACGTGGACTTCCGGCGCTGGGACCACGACGCCCCCGTGGAGACCTACCGGCACTACGCCTTCCCGCACCCGCTGATCTACGACATGGCGATCCACCACTTCGACCTGCTGCGGATGACGACGGGGCGCGAGGCCGTGAGCGTCTACGCCAAGGTCACCGACCCGCCGTGGAGCCGCTACACCGAGGAGGCCTCCGCCGTCCTCGTCATCGAGCTGACCGGCGGTCTCGTCGCCAGCTACCGCGGCAGCTGGGTCTCGCGGGCGCCGCAGACCCTGTGGGACGGGGAGTGGAGCTTCGAGGGCGCCGGCGGCCACCTCACCCTCACCGGCCGCGGCAACGACGGCCCCGCCGACGACGCGGTCACCCTCAGCGTCGGCGGGGGGCCCGCCCGGCCCGTGGCCCTGCCCCCGATGCCGCTGTGGGGCCGCTCGGCGGGGCTGCGCCAGTTCGCCCGCGCCGTGCGGGGCGGACCCGCCCCCGACGTCACCGGCCGCGCCAACCTCGGCAGCGTGGCCCTCATGGAAGCCGCGGCCCGCTCGGCGGGGTCGGGGAAGGTCGAGCAGGTCGAGCAGATCGGGGGGACCTCCGCGTGA
- a CDS encoding ThuA domain-containing protein gives MKVLVWNEGVHERHQDPPNIGEYYPEGIHGAIAAALRRLLPGAEVSTATLSDPEHGLGEDVLAATDVVLWWGHVAHDEVDDAVVARVKRHVLGGMGLLVLHSGHFSKIFRDLLGTTCSLAWRNEGEQELVWNVKPSHPIAQGIPSPIVIPRQEMYGELFDIPDPDDLLFISSFAGGEVFRSGVTFTRGRGRIFYFSPGDQEYPVYLQAEIQQVLANGVRWAAPAPGERQAPDVTNPPRQWVL, from the coding sequence GTGAAGGTGCTGGTCTGGAACGAGGGCGTCCACGAGCGCCACCAGGACCCGCCGAACATCGGCGAGTACTACCCCGAGGGCATCCACGGCGCGATCGCCGCCGCGCTGCGCCGGCTGCTGCCCGGGGCGGAGGTGAGCACCGCGACGCTCAGCGACCCCGAGCACGGGCTGGGCGAGGACGTCCTCGCCGCGACCGACGTCGTCCTGTGGTGGGGGCACGTCGCTCACGACGAGGTCGACGACGCGGTGGTGGCCCGGGTGAAGCGCCACGTCCTGGGCGGCATGGGCCTGCTCGTCCTGCACTCGGGGCACTTCTCGAAGATCTTCCGCGACCTGCTCGGGACGACGTGCTCGCTGGCCTGGCGCAACGAGGGCGAGCAGGAGCTGGTCTGGAACGTCAAACCCTCCCATCCCATCGCCCAGGGGATCCCCAGCCCGATCGTCATCCCCCGCCAGGAGATGTACGGGGAGCTGTTCGACATCCCCGACCCCGACGACCTGCTGTTCATCAGCTCCTTCGCCGGGGGCGAGGTGTTCCGCTCGGGGGTGACCTTCACCCGCGGGCGCGGGCGCATCTTCTACTTCAGCCCCGGCGACCAGGAGTACCCCGTCTACCTGCAGGCCGAGATCCAGCAGGTCCTGGCCAACGGGGTGCGGTGGGCGGCCCCCGCCCCCGGGGAGCGGCAGGCCCCCGACGTCACCAACCCGCCGCGGCAGTGGGTGCTCTGA
- a CDS encoding bile acid:sodium symporter family protein: MRRWSEVPLLRRVEPFVLAVLGAVAVAALLPAGGALATAFSGGTTVGVGVLFLLYGARTAPAEAVAGLRDWRLQGAVAATTYLLFPLLGLGLTLLVGPLLDAGLVAGLLFLSVLPSTVQSCVAFTATARGNVTGAVVAATASNLAGIGLTPLLVAALLGSSGAGPDAGAVGRIVLQLLVPFLLGLGLGRWIGGWVRAHRRPLTLLDRAVIVAVVYAAFSRGVRQGVWGEVGAGEVAVVLGCAALLLSAVLAAAWWAPVRWGATRADRVTTVFCGSTKSLATGLPMASVLFPPHVVGLVALPVILYHPLQIAVCSALAARLGRGGGAAVALQR; encoded by the coding sequence GTGCGGCGCTGGTCCGAGGTCCCTCTCCTGCGTCGGGTCGAACCCTTCGTCCTCGCCGTCCTCGGCGCCGTCGCGGTCGCCGCGCTGCTGCCGGCCGGGGGTGCGCTCGCCACCGCGTTCTCCGGGGGCACCACCGTCGGGGTGGGGGTGCTGTTCCTGCTCTACGGCGCGCGCACGGCGCCGGCCGAGGCGGTGGCGGGGCTGCGGGACTGGCGGTTGCAGGGCGCCGTGGCGGCCACGACCTACCTGCTGTTCCCGCTCCTGGGGCTGGGTCTGACCCTGCTGGTGGGGCCGCTGCTGGACGCGGGCCTGGTCGCGGGGCTGCTGTTCCTCAGCGTCCTGCCCTCCACCGTGCAGTCCTGCGTGGCGTTCACCGCGACGGCGCGCGGGAACGTCACGGGTGCGGTCGTCGCCGCGACGGCCTCCAACCTCGCCGGGATCGGGCTCACCCCGCTCCTGGTCGCCGCGCTGCTGGGGTCCTCCGGGGCGGGCCCGGACGCCGGCGCGGTGGGGCGGATCGTCCTGCAGCTGCTCGTCCCGTTCCTCCTGGGCCTGGGGCTCGGCCGGTGGATCGGCGGCTGGGTGCGCGCCCACCGGCGGCCGCTGACCCTGCTGGACCGCGCCGTCATCGTCGCCGTCGTCTACGCGGCCTTCAGCCGCGGTGTGCGGCAGGGGGTGTGGGGCGAGGTGGGCGCGGGGGAGGTGGCGGTGGTCCTCGGCTGCGCCGCGCTGCTGCTGAGCGCCGTCCTGGCCGCGGCGTGGTGGGCGCCGGTGCGCTGGGGGGCCACCCGCGCCGACCGGGTGACCACGGTGTTCTGCGGGTCCACCAAGTCGCTGGCCACCGGGCTGCCGATGGCGTCGGTGCTGTTCCCCCCGCACGTGGTGGGGCTGGTGGCGCTACCGGTCATCCTCTACCACCCGCTCCAGATCGCGGTCTGCTCCGCCCTCGCCGCCCGGCTCGGACGGGGCGGCGGGGCCGCGGTGGCGCTCCAGCGGTGA
- the kynA gene encoding tryptophan 2,3-dioxygenase gives MSGTAEENTREVEAGVVTDFTREMSYGEYLHLDELLAAQHPLSTPEHHDELLFIVQHQTSELWLKLVLHELRSAMRAIAADDLKTALKNIARVKHIQRTLTEQWSVLATLTPTEYAQFRGFLANSSGFQSQQYRAVEFALGNKNAKMLDVFAHDGPGHAQLTELLEAPSLYDEFLRHLARRGHDVPAELLERDVTKAHVHTPALVATFRVIYEDAQRYWTEYEACEELVDLEENFQLWRFRHLKTVERTIGFKRGTGGSSGVGFLARALDLTFFPELYAVRTEIGS, from the coding sequence GTGAGCGGTACGGCGGAGGAGAACACGCGCGAGGTCGAGGCGGGCGTCGTCACCGACTTCACCCGCGAGATGTCCTACGGGGAGTACCTGCACCTGGACGAGCTGCTCGCCGCCCAGCACCCCCTCTCCACCCCCGAGCACCACGACGAGCTGCTCTTCATCGTCCAGCACCAGACCAGCGAGCTGTGGCTCAAGCTCGTCCTGCACGAGCTGCGCTCGGCCATGCGCGCCATCGCCGCCGACGACCTCAAGACGGCGCTGAAGAACATCGCCCGGGTCAAGCACATCCAGCGCACCCTCACCGAGCAGTGGTCGGTCCTGGCGACCCTGACTCCCACCGAGTACGCGCAGTTCCGCGGCTTCCTGGCCAACTCCTCCGGCTTCCAGAGCCAGCAGTACCGCGCCGTGGAGTTCGCCCTGGGCAACAAGAACGCGAAGATGCTGGACGTCTTCGCCCACGACGGGCCCGGGCACGCGCAGCTGACGGAGCTGCTGGAGGCCCCCAGCCTCTACGACGAGTTCCTGCGCCACCTGGCCCGGCGCGGGCACGACGTCCCGGCCGAGCTGCTGGAGCGCGACGTCACCAAGGCCCACGTCCACACCCCCGCCCTCGTCGCCACGTTCCGCGTCATCTACGAGGACGCCCAGCGCTACTGGACCGAGTACGAGGCCTGCGAGGAGCTCGTCGACCTGGAGGAGAACTTCCAGCTCTGGCGCTTCCGCCACCTCAAGACCGTCGAGCGCACCATCGGCTTCAAGCGCGGCACCGGCGGCTCCTCCGGGGTGGGCTTCCTGGCCCGGGCCCTGGACCTCACCTTCTTCCCCGAGCTGTACGCCGTGCGCACCGAGATCGGCTCGTGA
- a CDS encoding YihY/virulence factor BrkB family protein produces MSVVSRLDGFQRRHPVVSYPLAVVYKFFEDQGPYLAALVAYYGLLSLVPLLLLLSTILGYVLAGNPGAQQAVLDSAVTQIPVLGQEVGDPGSLGGGGAGLAIGIAGALYGSLGVGLAVQNATNIAWGVPRNERPNPFKARLRSLLLMVTAGLFVVGTTVLNVVLADVFVDDGVLRWASRLGYTVLAAVGFTMAFWLAVAHRPPITTVLPGALTMAVLWQFLQRFGQGLVNLVSERASVSNQVFTAVLGLIAFLFITSCVVVLCVEADVVRVRRLYPRALLTPFTDAVELTEGDQRAYTRIAQAQRHKGFERVHVEFGESPLERHRGPAAPSEPGGEGGADRDLERVVEDDR; encoded by the coding sequence ATGTCGGTCGTCTCGCGGCTGGACGGGTTCCAGCGCCGGCACCCCGTCGTCAGCTACCCGCTGGCCGTGGTCTACAAGTTCTTCGAGGACCAGGGGCCCTACCTCGCCGCCCTCGTCGCCTACTACGGGCTGCTGAGCCTCGTCCCGCTGCTGCTGCTGCTCTCCACGATCCTCGGGTACGTCCTGGCCGGGAACCCCGGTGCGCAGCAGGCGGTCCTGGACTCGGCCGTCACCCAGATCCCCGTGCTCGGCCAGGAGGTCGGCGACCCCGGTTCCCTCGGCGGGGGCGGGGCGGGCCTGGCCATCGGCATCGCCGGTGCGCTCTACGGGTCGCTGGGGGTGGGGCTGGCCGTCCAGAACGCCACCAACATCGCCTGGGGCGTCCCCCGCAACGAGCGGCCGAACCCGTTCAAGGCGCGGCTGCGCAGCCTGCTGCTCATGGTGACGGCGGGGTTGTTCGTCGTCGGCACCACCGTGCTCAACGTCGTCCTGGCCGACGTCTTCGTCGACGACGGCGTCCTGCGCTGGGCGTCGAGGCTCGGCTACACCGTCCTGGCCGCCGTCGGGTTCACCATGGCGTTCTGGCTGGCCGTGGCGCACCGCCCCCCGATCACCACCGTCCTCCCCGGCGCCCTGACCATGGCCGTGCTGTGGCAGTTCCTGCAGCGGTTCGGGCAGGGCCTGGTCAACCTCGTCAGCGAGCGCGCCAGCGTCTCCAACCAGGTCTTCACCGCCGTCCTGGGCCTCATCGCCTTCCTGTTCATCACCTCCTGCGTCGTCGTGCTCTGCGTGGAGGCCGACGTGGTCCGGGTGCGGCGGCTGTACCCGCGGGCGCTGCTGACCCCCTTCACCGACGCCGTGGAACTCACCGAGGGTGACCAGCGCGCCTACACCCGCATCGCCCAGGCGCAGCGGCACAAGGGTTTCGAGCGGGTGCACGTCGAGTTCGGCGAATCACCGCTGGAGCGCCACCGCGGCCCCGCCGCCCCGTCCGAGCCGGGCGGCGAGGGCGGAGCAGACCGCGATCTGGAGCGGGTGGTAGAGGATGACCGGTAG